A single region of the Streptomyces vilmorinianum genome encodes:
- a CDS encoding MFS transporter — MSSPRWTFALVSAGGVMMTLDVTVVNVALSDIARDLDSGLGKVQWTVSAYSLAFGALLLTAGALSDRLGRRTVFTAGMALFTLASAGCGLAPDAATLIAARAAQGLGGAMVFAPTLALMAAAYEGVRRQAAIAAFAAIASAAGALGPVVGGVFVQALGWRWIFLVNVPIGVLVVVGALARMPESAAPRDGRRRRVDPLGAALGVGALLALHYPLVTGPEAGWTAPDVLGSAVAGVLLAVALVASQRRGDGLIDLTLLRIRSFGGAAMLGFLARMSSLGVLAFVTLWLQSTRGYSPLEVGLRLLPLTGSLLLAGLFVARLQRAFSADVLVAGGFAAQGLGMAGLAGAAAGEDGVSQALTVAGLVLIGVGGAVIFPPLMGVAVSAVPADRAGMASGLTNACYPLGTATGVAVFGALFSARLGSALSGGADLGAGPGAATPLRAAVETGRFELVDPALQPLARSAFSGAFTAVCLASALVCLLGVFTARTLRTDAEAEAEAEADAGAGDGAAAKRPRSRTAQTS, encoded by the coding sequence ATGTCTTCCCCACGATGGACCTTCGCTCTGGTCAGCGCCGGTGGCGTGATGATGACCCTGGACGTGACCGTGGTGAACGTCGCACTCTCCGACATCGCCCGGGACCTGGACAGCGGACTCGGCAAGGTCCAGTGGACCGTGTCCGCGTACTCGCTGGCCTTCGGGGCGCTGCTGCTCACCGCGGGCGCGCTCTCCGACCGTCTGGGACGCAGGACCGTGTTCACCGCCGGAATGGCGCTCTTCACCCTCGCTTCGGCCGGATGCGGGCTGGCGCCGGACGCCGCCACACTCATCGCCGCCCGCGCGGCCCAGGGACTCGGCGGCGCCATGGTCTTCGCGCCCACGCTCGCCCTGATGGCCGCCGCGTACGAGGGCGTGCGCCGCCAGGCCGCGATAGCGGCGTTCGCGGCCATCGCCTCGGCCGCCGGCGCGCTCGGCCCGGTCGTCGGCGGCGTGTTCGTCCAGGCGCTCGGGTGGCGGTGGATCTTCCTGGTCAACGTGCCGATCGGGGTTCTGGTCGTGGTCGGCGCCCTGGCCCGTATGCCCGAGTCGGCGGCCCCGCGCGACGGGCGGCGCCGGCGTGTCGATCCGCTGGGTGCTGCGCTCGGTGTCGGGGCCCTCCTGGCGCTGCACTACCCCCTGGTCACCGGTCCCGAGGCGGGATGGACCGCGCCGGACGTGCTGGGCTCGGCGGTTGCCGGCGTCCTGCTCGCCGTCGCCCTGGTGGCCAGTCAGCGCCGCGGCGACGGTCTGATCGACCTGACACTGCTGCGGATCCGCTCGTTCGGCGGCGCCGCGATGCTGGGGTTCCTCGCCCGGATGTCCAGTCTGGGGGTGCTCGCCTTCGTCACGCTGTGGCTGCAGAGCACCCGTGGGTACTCGCCGCTCGAAGTCGGGCTGCGTCTGCTGCCGTTGACGGGCAGTCTGTTGCTGGCCGGCTTGTTCGTCGCCCGGCTGCAGCGGGCCTTCTCCGCCGATGTGCTGGTCGCCGGCGGCTTCGCGGCGCAGGGGCTCGGAATGGCCGGTCTGGCCGGTGCGGCTGCCGGTGAGGACGGAGTGAGCCAGGCTCTGACGGTCGCGGGTCTCGTCCTGATCGGCGTCGGAGGGGCCGTCATCTTTCCCCCGCTGATGGGCGTGGCGGTGAGTGCGGTGCCCGCCGACCGGGCCGGGATGGCGTCCGGGCTGACCAACGCCTGTTACCCGCTCGGCACCGCCACCGGCGTCGCGGTCTTCGGCGCCCTGTTCTCCGCCCGCCTGGGCAGCGCTCTGAGCGGCGGGGCCGACCTGGGTGCCGGCCCGGGTGCCGCGACGCCCCTGCGGGCCGCTGTCGAGACCGGACGGTTCGAGCTCGTCGACCCCGCGCTCCAGCCCCTCGCCCGGTCCGCCTTCTCCGGCGCCTTCACCGCGGTCTGCCTGGCCTCCGCCCTCGTCTGCCTGCTCGGCGTGTTCACCGCACGCACGCTCAGGACCGATGCGGAGGCGGAGGCGGAGGCGGAGGCGGACGCGGGGGCCGGCGACGGAGCCGCCGCGAAGCGGCCCCGTTCCCGTACCGCTCAGACGTCCTGA
- a CDS encoding IucA/IucC family protein, giving the protein MPIPPSHPVPALPDVTPSAWREANRRLLAKAIGEWCFEDMLKAVETGDGGYRVDLDSGTTYAFSAAPGAFGWLRVDPDSITRTATSMLGNTLAQPAWDAQQFLMEAASTIGSDPSTIATYFTELSATLAVDAARLTRGGEAVAEMRALGHTELECRMTGHNLLVANKGRIGFSSTDVRQYAPESAQPLTLQWVAVHRGLAEFRGTSELSEVDVLARELDEETRARFTAVLQEAGVDPQGYVWMPVHPWQWDHAVQILHAADVAQRRIIPLGESPDVYLPGQSIRTMANASTPERYDVKLPLKILNTLVWRGIPPHCTMGAPVVTQWLRGLVERDAFLTGECRTVFLGEVASVTVRHPYLSTLDDAPYQHLETLGCIWRESVSARKDPDERVRTFASLLHVDSAGDAFVAELVRASGLDPQDWLRRLFDTLLVPILHVLYRYGVTFNPHGQNTLIGYDEHDVPTRLYLKDFVDDVCVSFTDVPERGAEPDGHDHVLPRKHPSIIRQHVMDQVFVGHFRYLAPLCADQLGVPEETFWRLVRQTILDFQKRFPELSERFAEYDLLTPEIPRYGLNRDRIVVTRYTDRALRHALYPNGTHPNPLAEH; this is encoded by the coding sequence ATGCCCATTCCTCCCAGCCATCCCGTGCCCGCCCTCCCGGACGTGACCCCCTCGGCCTGGCGCGAAGCCAACCGTCGGCTTCTCGCCAAAGCGATAGGCGAGTGGTGCTTCGAGGACATGCTCAAGGCGGTCGAGACCGGCGACGGCGGCTACCGGGTCGACCTCGACAGCGGTACGACGTACGCGTTCAGCGCGGCGCCCGGCGCGTTCGGCTGGCTGCGCGTCGACCCGGACTCGATCACGCGCACCGCCACCAGCATGCTCGGCAACACCCTCGCCCAACCCGCCTGGGACGCCCAGCAGTTCCTCATGGAAGCGGCGTCGACGATCGGCAGCGATCCCTCGACCATCGCCACGTACTTCACCGAACTCTCCGCCACGCTGGCCGTCGACGCCGCACGCCTCACACGCGGCGGCGAGGCCGTGGCCGAGATGCGCGCACTCGGGCACACCGAGCTGGAGTGCCGCATGACCGGGCACAACCTCCTGGTCGCCAACAAGGGCCGGATCGGCTTCTCGTCGACCGACGTGCGGCAGTACGCCCCGGAGTCCGCCCAGCCCCTGACGCTCCAGTGGGTGGCCGTCCACCGCGGCCTCGCCGAGTTCCGCGGAACCTCGGAACTGTCCGAAGTCGACGTGCTCGCGAGGGAGTTGGACGAGGAGACCCGGGCCCGCTTCACCGCGGTCCTCCAGGAGGCCGGGGTCGACCCGCAGGGCTATGTCTGGATGCCCGTGCACCCCTGGCAGTGGGACCACGCCGTGCAGATCCTGCACGCGGCGGACGTGGCGCAGCGGCGCATCATCCCGCTGGGCGAGAGCCCGGACGTGTACCTGCCCGGCCAGTCCATCCGTACGATGGCCAACGCCTCCACGCCCGAGCGGTACGACGTCAAGCTGCCGCTGAAGATCCTCAACACCCTTGTCTGGCGCGGTATTCCGCCGCACTGCACCATGGGCGCGCCCGTCGTCACCCAGTGGCTGCGCGGCCTCGTGGAGCGCGACGCGTTCCTGACCGGGGAGTGCCGGACCGTGTTCCTCGGCGAGGTCGCCTCGGTGACCGTGCGCCACCCCTACCTGTCCACGCTCGACGACGCGCCCTACCAGCACCTGGAGACGCTGGGCTGCATCTGGCGCGAGTCGGTTTCGGCGCGCAAGGACCCCGACGAGCGGGTCCGCACCTTCGCCTCCCTGCTGCACGTCGACAGCGCCGGTGACGCGTTCGTCGCCGAACTCGTCCGCGCCTCCGGCCTCGACCCGCAGGACTGGCTGCGCCGCCTCTTCGACACCCTGCTCGTGCCGATCCTGCACGTGCTGTACCGGTACGGCGTCACCTTCAACCCGCACGGCCAGAACACGCTCATCGGGTACGACGAGCACGACGTGCCGACCCGCCTGTACCTGAAGGACTTCGTCGACGACGTGTGCGTCTCCTTCACCGACGTGCCCGAGCGCGGCGCGGAGCCGGACGGACACGACCACGTCCTGCCCCGCAAACACCCCTCGATCATCCGCCAGCACGTGATGGACCAGGTCTTCGTCGGCCACTTCCGCTACCTCGCGCCGCTCTGCGCCGACCAGCTTGGCGTACCCGAGGAAACGTTCTGGCGCCTGGTCCGGCAGACCATCCTGGACTTCCAGAAGCGCTTCCCCGAGCTGTCCGAGCGGTTCGCGGAGTACGACCTGCTGACCCCCGAGATCCCCCGGTACGGCCTGAACCGCGACCGGATCGTGGTCACCCGGTACACCGACCGCGCCCTGCGCCACGCGCTGTACCCGAACGGCACGCACCCCAACCCGCTGGCCGAGCACTGA
- a CDS encoding pyridoxal phosphate-dependent decarboxylase family protein yields the protein MTPLTQAPPLPSPFPPSVLAGSHAGLAEVLATLAEAIDTASTARRPAGPLPAGTPAEVLAAAAAALGPAELPAEGLGTKAALQLLVTVLVEHGIDLSHPRAAAHLQPPPLAVAVAADTLASAGNASLDTYDSGPSAIAVERWLIGVLIHLAGLGERADGVLTPGGSLSNLMGLLLARDAAALRRGIDVREHGVGALPGPVVFCSELAHFSTHRACAALGLGEAAVVPVPTDERRRMRPEALAAALAGLGPDRTPIAVVATAGTTDFGSVDPLPQLAEITAGHGMWLHVDAAYGFGALFSPRLAGHLAGLELADSITLDLHKIGWQPAATSVLLVSDTTAFTALDREVAYLNPTDDSEAGYDGLLGRSLQTTRRPDAVKAAATLLAYGRTGVGRMVDTCHDLARYAEGRILAEPELELVAPAELTTVVFRYRGSGTTDADALNGALRRSLLESGDALIGRTEAATAGPGSPRRVCLKFTLLNPTATTDDIDGLVDTVLHAGRTCERLIEEDAA from the coding sequence GTGACCCCGCTGACCCAGGCACCGCCTCTTCCGTCCCCCTTCCCGCCCTCCGTGCTCGCCGGATCCCACGCCGGGCTCGCCGAGGTCCTCGCCACCCTCGCCGAGGCGATCGACACGGCGTCGACCGCCCGCCGCCCCGCCGGACCCCTGCCGGCCGGCACCCCGGCCGAGGTGCTCGCCGCGGCCGCCGCGGCCCTCGGCCCGGCCGAGCTCCCCGCCGAGGGGCTCGGCACCAAGGCCGCGCTCCAACTGCTCGTCACCGTGCTGGTCGAGCACGGCATCGACCTGTCCCACCCCAGGGCCGCCGCCCATCTGCAACCGCCGCCGCTGGCCGTCGCGGTCGCCGCGGACACCCTGGCGAGCGCCGGCAACGCCTCACTGGACACCTACGACTCCGGCCCCTCCGCCATCGCCGTGGAACGCTGGCTCATCGGCGTACTGATCCACCTGGCCGGGCTCGGCGAGCGCGCCGACGGCGTCCTCACCCCTGGCGGCTCCCTCTCCAACCTGATGGGCCTGCTGCTCGCCCGTGACGCCGCCGCGCTGCGACGCGGCATCGACGTCCGCGAGCACGGGGTCGGGGCGCTGCCGGGACCGGTGGTCTTCTGCTCCGAACTCGCCCACTTCTCCACCCACCGGGCGTGCGCCGCCCTGGGCCTGGGGGAGGCCGCCGTGGTTCCCGTACCGACCGACGAGCGGCGGCGGATGCGGCCGGAGGCGCTGGCCGCCGCACTGGCGGGACTCGGCCCTGACCGGACCCCGATCGCGGTCGTCGCCACCGCAGGCACCACGGACTTCGGCTCCGTCGACCCGCTCCCGCAGCTCGCCGAGATCACCGCGGGGCACGGCATGTGGCTGCACGTCGACGCCGCGTACGGATTCGGCGCGCTGTTCTCCCCGCGGCTGGCCGGCCATCTGGCGGGGCTGGAGCTGGCCGACTCGATCACCCTCGACCTGCACAAGATCGGCTGGCAGCCGGCCGCCACGAGCGTGCTCCTGGTCTCCGACACCACCGCCTTCACGGCACTCGACCGCGAGGTCGCCTACCTCAACCCCACCGACGACTCCGAGGCCGGATACGACGGACTGCTCGGGCGCAGCCTCCAGACCACCCGCCGCCCCGACGCGGTGAAGGCCGCCGCCACCCTCCTGGCCTACGGCCGCACCGGAGTGGGGCGCATGGTCGACACCTGCCACGACCTCGCCCGGTACGCCGAAGGGCGCATCCTCGCCGAGCCCGAGCTCGAGCTGGTCGCCCCCGCCGAGCTGACCACCGTGGTGTTCCGCTACCGGGGATCGGGCACGACGGACGCCGACGCGCTCAACGGCGCCCTGCGCCGGTCGCTGCTGGAGTCCGGTGACGCGCTCATCGGCCGTACGGAGGCGGCGACCGCGGGCCCCGGCTCACCCCGGCGCGTGTGCCTGAAGTTCACCTTGCTCAACCCCACCGCCACCACCGACGACATCGACGGCCTCGTGGACACCGTGCTCCACGCCGGCCGCACCTGTGAACGACTCATCGAGGAGGACGCCGCATGA
- a CDS encoding IucA/IucC family protein yields MSTTTAASTPVHTPVRSPEATREGTPAGTPEGAATDPLHALDARGAAEHAHIEALLRCWLRETGTPVTPGPLRVELPTAGLALVTEVTHCSPTGWHRFAPARLEGPGGPLGPSADPVTAVALLSTEAAVRGGSRPGGVPAGEIADLVERTAESVRRVASFISDRREHPQPPPAVDGFLDAEQALLLGHLNHPAPKSRDGISDHDAAAFSPELRGSFRLHWFAADKSVVSHDAVAGAPSLAGRDTVALLADLAERRLDDGRVLVPAHPWQARDLLHRPRIKALIASGALKPLGELGPEWWPTSSVRTVYRPDADVMLKLSLGLRLTNSRRESTRTELRRGLEINRLLDAGYADSTFLAHPGFAVTRDPAWIAVDEPGRPQGPDVTGLDVAVREMPDGIADLRCLVGLVAPRPGLGRSALGDLVGALGPGAAEQWTADYTDHVLVPMLHLYAATGIGLEAHQQNTLVRLDAAGRVTGSTFRDNQGYYLATSHLPGLLGRLGADSSTLAVVDDALVDDRLSYYLLRNQALSVVGCLAVDGLADEHDLLAVLADRLRAALPALAEAGPDGDRLARRWLEADTLPCKGNLLTRLHGIDEVLAPLDAQSVYLDAPNPLQEASA; encoded by the coding sequence ATGAGCACCACCACCGCGGCTTCGACCCCCGTACACACCCCCGTACGCAGCCCCGAAGCCACCCGCGAGGGCACGCCCGCGGGCACTCCCGAAGGCGCCGCGACCGACCCGCTGCACGCGCTGGACGCCCGGGGCGCCGCCGAACACGCCCACATCGAGGCGCTGTTGCGGTGCTGGCTCCGCGAGACCGGCACACCGGTCACGCCCGGCCCGCTGCGGGTCGAGCTGCCCACCGCCGGTCTCGCCCTCGTCACCGAGGTGACCCACTGCTCACCCACCGGCTGGCACCGTTTCGCCCCCGCCCGTCTGGAGGGCCCGGGCGGCCCGCTCGGCCCGAGCGCCGACCCCGTCACGGCCGTCGCGCTGCTGTCCACCGAGGCGGCGGTACGCGGCGGCTCCCGCCCCGGCGGCGTCCCGGCCGGCGAGATCGCCGACCTGGTGGAACGTACGGCCGAATCCGTGCGCAGGGTCGCCTCGTTCATCTCCGACCGGCGTGAGCATCCGCAGCCGCCGCCCGCGGTGGACGGCTTCCTCGACGCCGAACAGGCGCTGCTGCTCGGCCACTTGAACCATCCCGCGCCCAAGAGCCGCGACGGCATCTCCGACCACGACGCCGCCGCGTTCTCGCCCGAGCTGCGCGGCTCGTTCCGGCTGCACTGGTTCGCCGCCGACAAGTCGGTCGTCTCGCACGACGCGGTGGCCGGCGCCCCGTCCCTGGCGGGCCGCGACACGGTCGCGCTCCTCGCCGACCTGGCCGAACGCCGCCTCGACGACGGCCGGGTGCTGGTGCCCGCCCACCCCTGGCAGGCCCGGGACCTGCTGCACCGCCCCCGGATCAAGGCCCTGATCGCCTCCGGCGCCCTGAAGCCGCTGGGCGAGCTGGGCCCCGAGTGGTGGCCGACCTCCAGTGTGCGCACGGTCTACCGGCCGGACGCCGACGTGATGCTGAAGCTCTCCCTCGGGCTGCGGCTGACCAACTCCCGCCGCGAGTCCACCCGCACCGAGCTGCGCCGCGGCCTGGAGATCAACCGGCTCCTCGACGCCGGGTACGCCGACAGCACCTTCCTGGCCCACCCCGGATTCGCCGTCACCCGCGACCCGGCCTGGATCGCGGTGGACGAACCCGGACGCCCGCAGGGCCCGGACGTGACCGGGCTCGATGTCGCCGTACGCGAGATGCCGGACGGTATCGCCGATCTGCGCTGCCTGGTCGGCCTGGTCGCACCCCGGCCCGGCCTCGGCCGCAGCGCCCTCGGCGACCTGGTCGGCGCACTCGGCCCCGGCGCCGCCGAGCAGTGGACGGCCGACTACACCGACCACGTGCTGGTGCCCATGCTGCATCTGTACGCCGCGACCGGCATCGGCCTGGAGGCCCACCAGCAGAACACGCTCGTCCGGCTGGACGCGGCGGGCCGGGTGACCGGCAGCACGTTCCGCGACAACCAGGGCTACTACCTGGCCACTTCCCACCTGCCCGGACTGCTGGGCCGCCTCGGCGCCGACTCCTCCACGCTCGCGGTCGTCGACGACGCCCTCGTGGACGACCGGCTGTCGTACTACCTGCTGCGCAACCAGGCCCTCTCGGTCGTCGGCTGCCTCGCCGTCGACGGACTCGCCGACGAGCACGACCTGCTCGCCGTCCTCGCCGACCGGCTGCGGGCCGCGCTGCCCGCCCTCGCCGAAGCGGGACCGGACGGCGACCGGCTGGCGCGCCGCTGGCTGGAGGCCGACACCCTGCCCTGCAAGGGCAACCTGCTCACCCGGCTGCACGGCATCGACGAGGTCCTCGCCCCGCTGGACGCCCAGTCCGTCTACCTCGACGCCCCCAACCCCCTCCAGGAGGCCTCCGCATGA
- a CDS encoding GNAT family N-acetyltransferase has translation MTSAQPAAPTVSGPPLPLLHAPWTARVARAEGVDLDLVHGWMQSPHIDAFWHQAWPRERWYEEIAGHLAGDAILPVLIDLDGRPLAYIEVYRVTRDRLAGHYAHLPHDLGVHIAIGEADRTGKGLGRSLLRALAEGLLAADPACTRVVAEPDVENGPSLRAFEAAGFRPAGQVVFPDKTAALLVHPRAEEDLPR, from the coding sequence ATGACCTCGGCACAGCCGGCCGCACCGACCGTCTCGGGCCCGCCGCTCCCGTTACTGCACGCGCCCTGGACGGCCCGGGTGGCGCGGGCCGAGGGGGTCGACCTCGACCTCGTCCACGGCTGGATGCAGTCGCCGCACATCGACGCCTTCTGGCACCAGGCGTGGCCGCGCGAGCGCTGGTACGAGGAGATCGCCGGGCACCTCGCGGGGGACGCGATCCTGCCCGTACTGATCGACCTGGACGGCCGGCCCCTGGCGTACATCGAGGTGTACCGGGTGACCCGCGACCGGCTCGCCGGACACTACGCCCACCTCCCGCACGACCTGGGCGTCCACATCGCCATCGGCGAGGCGGACCGCACCGGCAAGGGCCTCGGCCGCTCCCTGCTGCGCGCCCTCGCCGAGGGCCTGCTCGCCGCCGACCCCGCGTGCACCCGGGTCGTCGCCGAACCGGACGTGGAGAACGGGCCGTCGCTGCGGGCCTTCGAGGCCGCGGGCTTCCGCCCCGCCGGGCAGGTCGTCTTCCCCGACAAGACCGCCGCCCTGCTCGTCCACCCGCGCGCGGAGGAGGACCTGCCCCGATGA
- a CDS encoding lysine N(6)-hydroxylase/L-ornithine N(5)-oxygenase family protein — MTDLVSEHDVVAIGCGPFNLGLAALASTVDDLDLVVLEEQPELTWHRGMMFGDASMQVNFLADLVTLVAPSHPLSFLAYLHDMDRLYTFTVRENFFPSRREYEDYLRWTAARLPAVRFSHRAEEVRWDAAAERFTVDAVRGDGTRLRMRARNLVLGIGTAPYVPDALAELPEAGLVHTSDYLYRASDVAAAGKVTVVGSGQSGAEVVVDLLGRNLEGGPAVSWLTRTLSFAPLDYTKMNLELTTPAYMQYFHSLPQDVRDRLVGEQWQFYKGISTDTLEAVHELLYRRQLEHGLADVELRFGITVESAAVDAAGQTVLSCRHRDTGERFEHTTDLVVAATGYRNRTPAFLEPVDGLLLRDGRGRPRVRLDHSVELAEGVTGRVFVANAEIHSHGVSAPNLDIGAVRNATILNAITGREVYRLPKKSAFTSFDVPRRAT; from the coding sequence ATGACCGATCTCGTCAGCGAGCACGACGTGGTGGCCATCGGCTGCGGCCCGTTCAACCTGGGCCTGGCCGCCCTGGCCTCGACCGTGGACGACCTCGACCTGGTGGTCCTCGAGGAGCAGCCCGAACTGACCTGGCACCGCGGCATGATGTTCGGCGACGCCTCGATGCAGGTGAACTTCCTCGCCGACCTCGTCACCCTCGTCGCGCCCAGCCACCCCCTGTCGTTCCTCGCCTACCTCCACGACATGGACCGGCTGTACACCTTCACGGTGCGGGAGAACTTCTTCCCCTCCCGCCGCGAGTACGAGGACTATCTGCGCTGGACGGCGGCGCGACTGCCCGCCGTCCGCTTCTCGCACCGCGCCGAGGAGGTCCGCTGGGACGCCGCCGCCGAACGCTTCACCGTGGACGCCGTACGCGGCGACGGCACCCGGCTGCGGATGCGTGCCCGCAACCTCGTCCTCGGCATCGGCACCGCGCCGTACGTCCCGGACGCGCTCGCGGAGCTGCCCGAGGCCGGCCTGGTGCACACCTCCGACTATCTGTACCGGGCGTCCGACGTGGCGGCCGCCGGGAAGGTCACGGTCGTCGGATCCGGTCAGTCGGGCGCCGAGGTCGTGGTGGATCTGCTCGGCCGCAACCTCGAGGGCGGTCCCGCGGTGAGCTGGCTGACCCGGACCCTGTCGTTCGCTCCGCTCGACTACACCAAGATGAACCTGGAGCTGACCACTCCGGCGTACATGCAGTACTTCCACTCCCTGCCGCAGGACGTGCGGGACCGGCTCGTCGGCGAGCAGTGGCAGTTCTACAAGGGCATCTCCACGGACACCCTCGAAGCCGTCCACGAACTGCTCTACCGACGCCAGCTGGAACACGGACTGGCCGACGTGGAGCTGCGGTTCGGCATCACCGTCGAATCCGCCGCCGTCGACGCGGCGGGGCAGACGGTACTGAGCTGCCGGCACCGCGACACCGGTGAGCGCTTCGAGCACACCACGGACCTCGTCGTCGCCGCGACCGGATACCGCAACCGCACCCCCGCGTTCCTCGAACCGGTCGACGGGCTGCTCCTGCGGGACGGCCGCGGCCGTCCCCGCGTGCGGCTCGACCACTCCGTCGAGCTCGCCGAGGGCGTCACCGGCCGTGTCTTCGTGGCCAACGCCGAGATCCACTCCCACGGCGTCTCCGCACCGAACCTGGACATCGGAGCCGTGCGCAACGCCACGATCCTCAACGCCATCACGGGTCGGGAGGTCTACCGCCTGCCGAAGAAGAGCGCGTTCACCAGCTTCGACGTGCCGCGCCGGGCGACGTAA
- a CDS encoding siderophore-interacting protein, with product MAEQPARKGPKAHEARVVRTERITPHMVRVVLGGDGLGAFELGEYTDHYVKLLFAPEGVSYPEPFDMDRIREEFPREQWPTNRTYTVRSWDPVHRELTVDFVVHGDEGLAGPWAARAQAGDVMRLLGPGGGYAPDTAADWHLLVGDESALPAIAVALERLPEGSVVHAFLEVADAAEEQKFATAAGVEVTWLHRGGRPTGQALLEAVRALEFPAGDVHAFVHGEAGFVKELRRHLRLEREVPRERLSISGYWRQGKSDEAWRAIKREWNDQVEREQES from the coding sequence GTGGCAGAGCAGCCGGCGCGCAAGGGACCGAAGGCCCACGAGGCGCGGGTGGTCCGCACGGAGCGGATCACTCCGCACATGGTGCGGGTCGTGCTGGGCGGGGACGGCCTCGGCGCGTTCGAGCTGGGTGAGTACACCGACCACTACGTGAAGCTGCTGTTCGCGCCGGAGGGCGTGAGCTACCCGGAGCCGTTCGACATGGACCGGATCCGCGAGGAGTTCCCGCGCGAGCAGTGGCCCACGAACCGGACGTACACGGTACGGAGCTGGGACCCGGTCCACCGCGAGCTGACCGTCGACTTCGTGGTCCACGGCGACGAGGGCCTGGCGGGGCCGTGGGCGGCGCGGGCCCAGGCGGGCGACGTGATGCGCCTGCTCGGGCCGGGCGGCGGTTACGCGCCGGACACGGCGGCGGACTGGCACCTGCTGGTGGGCGACGAGAGCGCGCTTCCGGCGATCGCGGTGGCCCTGGAGCGGCTGCCGGAGGGCTCGGTGGTGCACGCGTTCCTGGAGGTCGCGGACGCGGCTGAGGAGCAGAAGTTCGCGACGGCCGCGGGGGTCGAGGTGACCTGGCTCCACCGGGGCGGGCGCCCGACGGGCCAGGCCCTGCTGGAGGCGGTCCGCGCCCTGGAGTTCCCGGCGGGCGACGTCCACGCCTTCGTCCACGGCGAGGCGGGTTTCGTGAAGGAGCTCCGGCGCCACCTGCGTCTGGAGCGTGAGGTGCCGCGCGAGCGCCTGTCGATCTCGGGCTACTGGCGTCAGGGCAAGTCGGACGAGGCCTGGCGCGCGATCAAGCGCGAGTGGAACGACCAGGTGGAGCGCGAGCAGGAGAGCTGA
- a CDS encoding 5'-3' exonuclease — MLLDTASLYFRAYFGVPDSVRAPDGTPVNAVRGLLDFITRLVQDHHPDDLVACMDADWRPQWRVDLIPSYKAHRVAVVTETGPDEEEIPDTLAPQVPVIEEVLDALGIARVGVAGYEADDVIGTLAGQAKGPVDIVTGDRDLFQLVDDERAVRVLYPRKGVGDCDLVDGELIRTKYGVRADQYADFAALRGDASDGLPGVKGIGEKTAAQLITEYGDLAGVRAAAVDRTSKLTPAKRRGIVEAAAYLDVAPKVVRVAGDVPLPDFDPALPSGPREPEALARLVARWGLGGAVGRLLPVLER, encoded by the coding sequence ATGCTCCTCGACACCGCCTCTCTCTACTTCCGCGCGTACTTCGGTGTGCCGGACTCGGTCCGCGCCCCCGACGGCACGCCGGTCAACGCCGTGCGCGGGCTGCTCGACTTCATCACCCGGCTCGTCCAGGACCACCACCCCGACGACCTGGTGGCCTGCATGGACGCCGACTGGCGCCCGCAGTGGCGGGTGGACCTGATCCCCTCGTACAAGGCGCACCGGGTCGCCGTGGTGACCGAGACCGGTCCGGACGAGGAGGAGATCCCCGACACGCTCGCCCCGCAGGTGCCGGTGATCGAGGAGGTCCTGGACGCCCTCGGCATCGCCCGGGTGGGGGTCGCGGGCTACGAGGCGGACGACGTCATCGGGACGCTGGCCGGGCAGGCGAAGGGTCCGGTGGACATCGTCACCGGTGACCGGGACCTCTTCCAGCTGGTGGACGACGAGCGCGCCGTGCGGGTGCTGTACCCGAGGAAGGGCGTCGGCGACTGCGATCTGGTCGACGGCGAGCTGATCCGTACGAAGTACGGGGTACGGGCGGATCAGTACGCCGACTTCGCGGCGCTGCGCGGCGACGCCAGCGACGGGCTGCCCGGGGTCAAGGGCATCGGCGAGAAGACCGCCGCGCAGCTGATCACGGAGTACGGCGACCTGGCGGGTGTCCGCGCGGCCGCCGTGGACCGTACGTCGAAGCTGACCCCGGCCAAGCGGCGCGGCATCGTGGAGGCGGCGGCGTACCTGGACGTGGCCCCGAAGGTCGTCCGGGTCGCCGGGGACGTACCCCTGCCGGACTTCGACCCGGCCCTGCCGAGCGGGCCGCGGGAACCGGAGGCGCTGGCGCGGCTGGTGGCGCGGTGGGGTCTGGGCGGGGCCGTCGGAAGGCTGCTGCCCGTCCTGGAGCGCTGA